The Ictalurus furcatus strain D&B chromosome 5, Billie_1.0, whole genome shotgun sequence genome includes a region encoding these proteins:
- the fzd10 gene encoding frizzled-10 — protein sequence MFYSAFEWSLHSLALLFMAGLCSAISSIDPDRPGEGRCQEISIPLCKDIGYNLTVMPNLMGHEDQLEASIKLHEFVPLIEFGCHSHLKFFLCSLYAPMCTEQVSTPIPACRVMCEQARQKCSPIMEQFNFHWPDSLDCSRLPNKNDPNFLCMEAPNNGSDDTSSKGSHTQPPDSRPPRHGNNQDLTIKERMGKDTCGNPGKFHYVQKSESCAPKCYPKVDVYWSQADKRFSLVWIAIWSILCFISSAFTVLTFLIDPQRFKYPERPIIFLSMSYCVYSVGYLIRLFVGAENVACDRDNGVQYIIQEGLESTGCTIVFLILYYFGMASSLWWVILTLTWFLAAGKKWGHEAIEANSSYFHLAAWAIPAIKTILILVMRKVAGDELTGICYVGSMDVKAMTGFVLIPLSCYLIIGTSFLLSGFVALFHIRKVMKTEGENTDKLEKLMVRIGVFSVLYTVPATCVIACYFYERLNMDYWKVLAGEQRCMEGVNGSGEECTMKSSIPAVEIFMVKIFMLLVVGITSGMWIWTSKTLQSWQNVFSRKLRKRARRKAACVFTGSRPYLKPHPALKGHKTKYEPTGSPATCV from the coding sequence atgttttactccGCATTTGAATGGAGTCTTCACAGTCTGGCGCTGCTTTTCATGGCTGGCTTGTGCTCTGCCATCAGCTCCATAGACCCGGACCGACCAGGAGAAGGCAGGTGCCAGGAGATCTCAATCCCTCTCTGCAAGGACATTGGGTATAACCTGACAGTTATGCCAAACTTGATGGGGCATGAGGATCAATTAGAGGCTTCCATAAAGCTTCACGAGTTCGTGCCGCTGATCGAGTTCGGCTGCCACAGCCACCTCAAGTTTTTCCTGTGCTCACTCTATGCCCCCATGTGCACGGAGCAGGTCTCCACACCGATCCCAGCCTGCCGAGTGATGTGCGAGCAGGCAAGGCAGAAGTGTTCCCCCATTATGGAGCAGTTTAATTTTCACTGGCCCGACTCGCTGGACTGCTCCAGGCTGCCTAATAAGAACGACCCCAACTTCCTCTGCATGGAGGCCCCCAACAACGGCAGCGACGATACTTCTTCAAAAGGATCTCACACCCAGCCTCCGGACTCACGCCCTCCTCGACATGGGAACAACCAGGATCTAACCATTAAAGAGAGGATGGGGAAGGACACTTGTGGGAACCCTGGGAAGTTCCACTATGTGCAGAAGAGCGAGTCATGCGCCCCAAAGTGTTACCCCAAAGTGGATGTGTACTGGAGCCAGGCAGACAAGCGCTTTTCCCTGGTCTGGATAGCCATATGGTCCATCCTTTGCTTCATCTCCAGCGCCTTCACTGTCCTCACCTTCCTCATTGATCCACAGCGGTTCAAGTACCCCGAGCGCCCCATCATCTTCCTCTCCATGTCCTACTGCGTCTATTCCGTAGGCTACCTCATTCGGCTCTTTGTTGGGGCTGAAAATGTGGCCTGTGACCGTGACAACGGTGTCCAGTACATCATCCAGGAAGGCCTGGAGAGCACAGGTTGCACTATAGTCTTCCTCATCCTCTACTACTTTGGCATGGCTAGCTCCCTCTGGTGGGTGATTCTGACTCTCACCTGGTTCCTGGCAGCTGGGAAGAAATGGGGACATGAGGCTATTGAAGCCAACAGCAGCTACTTCCACCTGGCTGCGTGGGCTATCCCAGCCATAAAGACTATCCTGATTCTGGTCATGAGAAAGGTGGCAGGCGATGAACTGACAGGCATCTGTTATGTAGGCAGCATGGATGTCAAGGCTATGACAGGCTTTGTCCTAATCCCTCTGTCGTGCTACCTCATCATAGGCACCTCATTTTTGCTCTCTGGCTTTGTTGCTCTCTTTCACATTCGCAAGGTTATGAAAACAGAGGGCGAGAACACTGACAAACTGGAGAAGCTGATGGTGCGGATCGGGGTGTTCTCCGTCCTCTACACCGTTCCTGCCACCTGTGTCATTGCTTGCTACTTCTACGAGCGTCTCAACATGGACTATTGGAAAGTTCTGGCGGGAGAGCAGCGCTGCATGGAGGGGGTCAACGGTAGCGGAGAGGAGTGCACCATGAAGAGCTCCATCCCGGCTGTTGAGATATTCATGGTGAAGATCTTTATGCTGCTGGTGGTGGGCATTACCAGCGGCATGTGGATCTGGACTTCCAAGACTCTGCAGTCCTGGCAGAACGTCTTCAGCCGCAAGCTGAGGAAGAGGGCAAGGAGGAAGGCCGCTTGCGTGTTCACAGGCAGCCGGCCCTACCTGAAACCTCACCCTGCACTGAAAGGACACAAAACGAAGTATGAACCCACAGGATCTCCTGCCACATGTGTATGA